The Populus alba chromosome 13, ASM523922v2, whole genome shotgun sequence genome contains the following window.
GACCTCTTATATGTAACGTTTGTAATATTTCTCATGCAGGCAGGTTTAATTGGGCTACTGCGAGGTATTGAGAAATTCGATTCTTCCAAAGGGTTCAAAATCTCAACTTATGTTTATTGGTGGATACGTCAGGTAAGGCTGATTTATCCTTTTAGATTGTAGACAACTTCATATATTGGAGCATCAGATATTACCACCAGCAGTTGTATGCATATCCCACAATAGATAATAACCACACAAATCTTTTGCATCATTACATTCTAATAACCTATATTCGGAAACTTGTCTTCCTATGAAGTTTAGCATTCACGGCCcttcttttttatctcaaaGCAATTCGTATCTGAAAAATGAGTTTGCTGCGATAATAATGCTGCTAGTCATCACTGATATTACAAGACTAATGCATTTTTACATCTTTGTTTGGACACAGGGTGTCTCAAGAGCTTTAGTTGAGAATTCAAGAACCTTAAGATTGCCTAATCACTTGCATGAAAGGTTAGGCCTAATTCGGAATGCGAAGATTAGACTAGAAGAGAAAGGAGTGACTCCATCAATTGATGTAAGTGCATTATTTTACCAGGATCAAAATCACATAAAtttagtttcttaatttttcctgTGTATAAGAATTGAGTGCTGGTGCATCATTCAATTTCCAAAAAGCTGACCATTTGTGAATGTTCTTAATCCCGTTTTCTTTGATTAggagatatttaattttgtttattctgttttgttcttgtttccCATTCGAATCTtcttatttcattattattttcagaGAATTGCAGAAAGCTTGAATATGTCCCAAAGGAAAGTTAGGAATGCCACTGAGGTACTAAATTTATGAATCTACTTGTTCTATAGCCTTTCAGTCTCTCTTTCTGCCTACCAAACAATGTCATCATACGCAGGCTATCAGTAAGGTCTTCTCCCTTGATAGGGAAGCGTTCCCCTCTTTGAATGGTCTTCCAGGAGAAACACACCATAGCGTAAGTGAAGCTCAACTCTCCGTTCCGCAAATCCTTCTCCAGTGTCTATTTTTCATCATTGactcattttctctctctcttttttcaaagTACATTGCAGATAATCGCCTCGAGAACAACCCATGGCATGGAGTAGATGAGTGGGCACTCAAggtaaaaagaacaagaaaacaagAATTTGTAATGAGAAGGAAAAACTTTTGAATGGAAGAACAAACCCGCAATTAACTTATACAGTTTAGGTTTACCATGAGGTGATGCTGTAGACaccataaaaactcaaaaaacatGAACCACACTAAGTGAGATATTTTGTGAAGTAGAGTTTCAAAAGGATGGTTGAGTTTTTTGACAGGCGCaatcatatacatacatacatatatatatatataactcatcCTCCTGTATTCGGATTCCTGTAAGAGAAAAAAGGCTAATTTGTTGAGGAATGTATTGGACAGGAGGAAGTAAACAAGCTTATCGATTCAGCTCTTCAAGAACGAGAAAGAGAGATTATACGTCTTTACCATGGTTTAGATAAAGAATGCCTCACATGGGAGGACATTAGCAAGCGGTGAGTAAATTTTTGCACTGCTTCTGCTTGCTGGCTTTGTATAAATGAGGACTAGATTTGAGTGCCTTGAAATTTATAGTTTGTTGATTTTTGCTATTATCAGCATGGGGTTGTCCAGAGAGAGAGTTAGGCAGGTCGGACTCGTTGCACTTGAGAAACTAAAACATGCTGCGAGGAAGGGGAAGCTGGAGGCCATGTTAGTCAAACATTAAGTTTTGTGTGTATACATACAGAAAGGAAAACTCTATCTTCCATTTCatactcttttgttttttccttttttataaatCTGAAGTATAGGAGTTCATGTTCCAATGCCTATAACCCTGAACTTTCTGTAGAGTTAGAACATTGATTAAGAGCTTGTAAGCCGaagcagattttttttaaaaaagtgtgtTCATcacaaggagaaaaaaattctGTATgtcaaatcaaaatcattttcttatcaGTCGTTCTTTAGTAGAAAGCTACAATCcttttcttgtatattttttttattggctttcTCCTCCTTGAAATCACTTCTCCATGAAAGATCTTGAGAATTTTGCACATGGTATACTGTACAAGTTTCGTAGGAACATCAGACTTTTTTTCATGGAACTGTTTTAGCAAGACGAAGGACTGAGTTCGGAAGTAGTCTACCTGTAGTTGCATGGCAACTCATTGAAGATGTCATACCTGTACCTTGTcgacaaaattatatatattggtcatgatagtaaaattatatattataaataaaattatttaatgatgtttttacttcagttaataaataatatgattttaatttcttattcaaaaataaaattattcatgaagtaattgctaacatcaaaataaaaataaatactttattcttatttaaaaattagagtTTGAATCAATCAATGAGTGCACTTACGGTATTGTTTAAATAGTTAACAAGGTATGTCACACTTATTAgtttcttttctatttgttttgctAGAACTTtctcaaaacaaataacatcatTTATGAGGGTGTTGATATCTAACTACTTGTTTCTTACAAACTTCTTTATCTTTATGTTCCACTGCATGTCCTCAAGTAGTAACTTTATCCATCCGACTTAATTATCCATCCTACTTAATTATGACTCTAATGCACTTAGCTTTCAAAGTCCTAAACCATAGCGCAAAAGTTTTTATAGCCTCTGCTAGGTCTTTGACTGTTTTGACTAAATAAGAcagttgaattattttataattgctcagtttgatattgttttttttattattgttgtataGCAAGTTAGTCCttcttattattcttatttggcCATTATAGGgcatattttttgttatctcaAGAGCACTTCTAGTTATGAGTTATTCTTTTTTACGATgacttttttataattgatagaTTTTATGAATGTAGATTCAGCTAATTGTCCTGATACTTGTCATCCAATTACTCTTTGGTGTATATTACTTAGTGacgcttttattttttagtagagTAAGAAGTGGGATAAAGTATCTAAATCCTCAATCAAGTCTAAAGATCATGTTATGTCATCTACATGCTTTGAGATTGTTTGGCTTTAAGGTTTATTTATATTCATCAACTTATTCCTAATCCTTTTCACATTGATAACACTAGTTTTATTTAAGTTGTTGTCAATCAAATCTTTTATGATTGCACTAAGAACATTAAAGTACATTGTCATACGTAAAATACTTGATCAATATATATGTGATAAATTTTCATTGAGTTTTAAAGGGCTAATAATTTACCAAAGCTCTATGGTATCATCGACATAAATTcatgattaataaattaatgctTCTAGATCAGCtagcataaatttaaaaatggtTGTCTATTGTAATATGATGCCATAGTATTATTGTATAGGCAATTGCTTGATTTAAGTTTGATTacatgaaataattaaagacaAGATAGTTGGCCTACTTTACTTTGCAGGTagacaaaatttttattaacataaaaaaatgtccAGCGCAACAAGCATGATTTTTagtagtaaaaaatattaatcgtTATCTAAAAAGCAAGTTtctatttagaaaaaaactaataatgtTAATGTGAGTGTATTAGAAAGCATGAGAATAATACAATGATTGTGCATTGTCATAGGAAAATAGCTCGACCCAAACCTTTGCATAgctcaagttttaaattaaaccatTTGAAGATTGATTTAATATGACTTAGTTAACTTGgtgaattaaaaatatgacttgattaaaataagatttagtATGACATCCTATTTTTATAAGCATTGAGGcgataatatattagattgatttggGTCAAGCTATTAAACATGTTGCCTAAGTCATGAACCATATTAGCTTTATTAAGTTTACTTTTTTTGAAACTATTCTTTATTTAGTTATATGATAGAAAAATAAGCAATAACAACaaacaaattgaattaaattttaaaaaaaaaagttaattatgaTGGGCGGTAAAAAAGAACACCAATTTATATTCTAAAGAGATTTctataatcttatttaataacaaagtaaaaattaaatgaaatttaataaaataatatattaaatatattcttaattaatctactaattgtaaaaatataaaccaaatatattttaaattattttatttttaagaattcaaGCTAAATTGttgggaaaggaaaaaaaacaacaaagaaccAGTCATGCGAACTTGAAAAACCCAACACATCTACCCACTAAAAATAAGCCCAGGAGCGTAAGCCTTTAAGCATAGGTCCACACacctatttcttttatttgagcAGGCGACACGTCATCTTCttgattatttcttaaaaaaaatagatgacgTATCATCTGCTAATTAGAATCCTAACATCATATAGATGACTAAAAAATCaaggagggttttttttttactctaagaatttatttttaaacaattttcacctaaaaaacaactaataaacaTCCttaaaacctcaaaaaaaaaaaaaaaaaaaaaaaaaacctatcaaCCCAAAACAAACTCAAAAATTAGTCTAAAAAAGCAAAATCTAATTAGGAATGAAATTTATTTCTCAACTGTGATCTACTTTTTTCAAGCAAGATAAGGCTTTAAAAGATCTCAATAGAACTTTTCTCGTAAAATAAGACTTGTTCATACTAAGATCAACAAGTTTTCtcgtaaaaaaacatattgttaATTAACTTTCTCTCACCATTGCTGTAATATGGTGACTCTCTTTACTTTCTCAAAGTGAAGGGTTgaaatgtgaataaaataaatccttAGACTAAATCATATAATTTGCAAACTTTAAGGATTGAAATAGAGATTGACCAAAATCTTAAGCTTAAAGGCATtgacacttttttattttaatttttttaaatggttgttATCGGATCAAGCTTTCATTTTCGGTCTCCTTATCTTTAATTCATCACAAacaagaaaactttttttttttgtaaaatcgaGAATCAATTAAATGCCAAAATGTTTTATTGAGACCTGTGATAAACTGAAAGAAGTAATACGAAACAAGCTATTCAAGTCAAAAtaccaataaatataatatggaaagatgaaattaaaaaaatatatattcaatgtcagattaaaaaaataaaggataaaaaaaaaaatactttttttttctaaaataaagtgTTGCCATTCcactttgcttttaattttggtcCCCTCATTCTTAATTTCTTACAAACAACTAaactaattcttttttataaaatcaagaacTAATCTAATATTGGGACATTTATTTGAAACAGGGATAACTGACAAATTACAATACGAAACAAATCATCAAGCTCAATTactaatcaatataatattaaagaataaaattgaaaagaaaaagtttcttgatcagaaaaaaataataataaagactaaaaaaaattgaaaacattgtgtgcatcctctttgtttttcatttaatatttattttatttagagagattgtaattataatacaaGGTGATTCTACATGTAATTATGGTATTATTTTTAACGAGAGATTCTCCATGGAGAGGCATTCAGAGACTTCTAGTTAGTTCTTCACCGATTATGGCTCCTAGTTTGATCGACTACTTCAAATCTCCTGAgtcattttttcttgattcaatTGACacgttttttaatttagatttaaacaAAAGGCAACAATGATGAactgaaatatttaaaaacaacaaatagcAAGAATTCATACCCCATGCATATAAGTGAAACATGGTCTCAAGATCTTCAATATCGGTCTTGTGTTTAACTGAGTGTGAAGAAATGCAAAAATATGGATTATTTttggttcaatttgatttttataaaaaaatataaatcaaattaaattttaaaaaaataaaacaaaatttcggTTCAAACCAATCggtttcagtttgatttttttttaaaaaaaaaaacagattcaaACCATTTTCGCTCAGTTATTTtttgatttgggttttttttttttaaacttataaaatcaaaatcaaaccaaactggtcagtttttaaaaaattttaattaatttaatcattattttttcactgttctgatttttttattattttttttctgatttttttaattttatcaatttttcaatttttttacttactCATATAGTTTGAGTCCATAGAAAAGATGCTACATAGAAGGCTATCCACGAGAAATTGAACCCAGCAATTAGAGAAGGCTATTTAtaaacaaccaaaacaaaaacgCAACCGctcaaaatttttgttttcatctttaAAATAGAACGAAAAATGCTCAGCCATCCCTCATACATAAACTGCATATTCTGCATCATACATTGTGCCAATTCCGAATCAAGGATCTTGTCCGGATCCTTCAAGATCCAGGTTTTGAAAGATGACATTAGCAACACTGAGATTCTATCACTGCTGTTATTGAAAAAGCTCAAATTAGGCCCGCTTTCAATGGCGCTTCCTCCCACcaccttttttctttcccttgttCTTTTTGCCACTGTGCTTCTTCCCTTTGGTGACCATATCACTGCTAGAACCATCATCTCTCCTTTTGCCACTGTGCTTCTTCCCTTTGTTGACCATATGACTGCTAGAACCATCATCTCTAGATGGTGCTCGACTCAACAAATGCTTCACATCAAGTATGCCATTTTTAAAATGACCTTCAGTTGACCTCAGCACCCTGTCCTCAAGTTTGCGCCTCTCCACTGTTCGTCTAGCACCACTACCACCTCCAAATCTTCCAAGAACCATATTCTAAAATGTAGAATAGTTACAGTCAGAGCAACAAGATTTCTACAATCAGATCAATCATAAATTAGAAAGGTCATGGAGAATCAACCTCTTGTTCCCTCATTTCAAgcattttctcttctctttccttttgtttcttcatttgcACACGGGCTACACTTAAAGGTAGTCTTTGCTTCTTAGGAGGCTGTGTTTAGGACAAAGTGCAGCAGGATTATATTCATCAAGCGCCATATGGAAGAAGCATAGActccataataaaaaatatctactaCATTAACTACAAAGCAACGTGATTGGTGCTCATAGAGATTTTACCTTTCCACCAAGAGAGACTACTTTCTGGTTTTCTAATTCTTTCCTCTCTTTCCATGTCATATGCGAGGCACCTGGGAGACAAAACATTAAAGTGACAAAAATACTACGAAGTTTCTTGGTTGtaaatacaaattcaaacaaTCACAATAAGATGCAAATGAAGAACCAAAAAGATAGAAGCAGCATCCCAATGAATGGAACAAACTCAAACAGATCAATATTTATTGCTTCCAAGTTTGAATTAACAGCAGAAACATGTCCACAATCAAAGCCAGATTCAGCAACTTTTACCAAATGATGCAACCTAATTTTCCTCTGGCTAtaacactagaaaaaaaaaattcacaatgcACTGAGTCCATTTTATATGCCCAACAGAAGAACCCATACAATTATGACGAATGGTGGCAAAAGAATACAGTGCattgtttaagaaaatattgtattCCTTGTGGCATGTTTAAAACTGGAAACTGTAGCCCATCCTTTGGGTCTGAACGGTAGAACAAGCAAGTTAAACAAATCAGCAGGTGATGAAACATCCTCTTTGCTTCTCGTCACGCATGAATAACAGATCAATCATCTCAATCATCAAATTATGCAACTGAACCCAATGAAACGACATTGTTCCAGGTTCTACAAAACAGAGAGGAGCTCCATCTTATTAGCTCCATCCAATTTGGCTTTTATTAAGAGCAAAAAAAAGTctcaatagaaaaaacaaatagacttGGAGCCTGAAACTAGCTGGCTTCAAAAACAGCACACAACTCCAATGTTgccggaaaaaaaataaagaacattatgcatttaaaataaagaaacatgTAGGGAAAGGGATTCCACCACGAGAGGGGAAGGGAAATAAAATTCTGATCAGAAGATGTGGGCTTTGATGTTAGGAAGCTCAAAACTCTCACATTGCCAAATGCTACTACAAAGGTGTAATAGGGTAGCCTATGACACCATATAACTCTTCGTTTCCAACCTCTTTTTCCATAAGTTTTACACTGTAGTCTCTAAAAAACCTTGAAATCTAGTTTAATCAATTGATGCACTGTAATAGCATTGTGGAAAATCACAAGGCAGTAGTTTAAACACCCAAAAGCAACTTCAAAACAAATCATTGCACTCTTCCACATGAGCAAactcttcaatctcatctcatCTCCTCTCAATGCCTGCTAGAAATTCCTAACCTCAAACCCACAATTCCTCGATAGCCCCTAACTCATCCTACAATCCATCATCACACAACTTTCTCGTGGATACATAAAGTATAATTATAATGCAGCAGATAGCAAACAATGAAgaacaaaattgttttaaaaaacggtgagaataaagaaagaattaaaaaaatgtaattactGAAGAACTCGATGTCTTTCATAATCTTCTTGATGTCCCATTCTTGATCCTTGTCATCCATGTCGCCACTTCCACTTCCACTTCCACttgcttgatttttcttcttcatagcTTTTgtattctctctctttcttactTGGTTTAGCtgcaaaaagaaggaaaataggTCAAAAACCCTACCAAAGCATAACTACATACAAAAACTCAGATATGTACCTGCGAATTTAGATTTTAGGGTTTAAAGGGAGCTTTTAAAACTATTTGATGTTTGATGCCtgagagtttttattttgtgcGTTTAGGGTTAGATAAGTACAGACAGCCAGAAGCAAAGAAGATATAATAGAGGAAACCTCAACTTAGTCCTAAATCT
Protein-coding sequences here:
- the LOC118053571 gene encoding uncharacterized protein yields the protein MKKKNQASGSGSGSGDMDDKDQEWDIKKIMKDIEFFSASHMTWKERKELENQKVVSLGGKPPKKQRLPLSVARVQMKKQKEREEKMLEMREQENMVLGRFGGGSGARRTVERRKLEDRVLRSTEGHFKNGILDVKHLLSRAPSRDDGSSSHMVNKGKKHSGKRRDDGSSSDMVTKGKKHSGKKNKGKKKGGGRKRH